The Pseudomonas sp. MPC6 nucleotide sequence CAGGGCCTGACGGCCGCCGAGGTCACCGGACGGGTGATTATCGTCCCGTTCATGAACACCCCGGCGTTTCATGCCGGGCGGCGCACGTCGCCGATCGACAAGGGCAACCTCAATCGCAGTTTCCCCGGCAAGCCGGACGGCACAGTGACCGAGAAAATCGCCGATTATTTCAACCGGACCCTGTTACCGCTGGCGGACATCGTGCTGGACATTCATTCCGGCGGCCGCACCCTGGATTTCCTGCCGTTCGCCGCCTGCCATGTGCTGCCGGACAAACAGCAGCAAGCCCGATGCGAAGCCGCCATGCGCGCGTTCAATGCGCCGTACGGCATGCGCATGCTGGAGCTGGATGCGGGTTCGATGTACGACACCGCCGCCGAGGGGCAGGGCAAGGTCTTTGTCACGACCGAATTGGGTGGCGGAGGCTCGTCCAGTGCGCGCAGTGTGGCGATTGCCGAGCGCGGGGTGCGCAATCTGCTGGTGCATGCGGGGATTCTCGAAGGCGAGGTCCAGGAAACGCAGTCGATCATGCTCGACATGCCCGATGGTGATTGTTTCATCGCCAGCGAACACGACGGTTTGCTGGAAATTTGTCGTGATCTGGGGGACAAGGTGAGCAAGGGCGAGGTGATCGCTCGGGTGTACGACGCCACCCGCACGGGTGTTGCACCGGTGGAATATCGCGCTGCGCGCAGCGGTTTGCTGGCGGCACGGCATTTCCCCGGGTTGGTGCAGTGCGGCGATACCGTGGCAGTCATCGCCGACCTGACAGGCTGAACTCAACCCCTGTGGGAGCAAGCTGTTTCAGCCCAACCTCTCTCATTGACCGGAGACCCTCGGCCCATGCACAAACTCGATCGCTACGACCTGAAAATCCTGCGAATCCTCGCCGAAGACGGGCGTATCACCAAGTCGAGCCTGGCCGAGGCGATCAATCTCTCGGTGACCCCGGCATGGGAGCGGGTGCGCAAGCTGGAAGCGCTGGGGCTGATCAAGGGATATCGAGCGCAAATCGACTGGAACGCCGTGTTCAAAAGTCAGCAGGTGCTGGTGGAAATCACCCTGGCCCGACACACGGCTCAGGACATGCGCCGTTTCGAGCAGCGGATGAACGAGGCCGTCGAAGTGGCGTTCTGTTACGCCACGGGTGGCGGCGTCGATTACATGGCGATGATCCAGGCGCCGGACATCGATCATTACCAGCGCTTTATCGATCAATTGCTGCTCGATGACCTGGGCATCGAGCGCTACTTCACCTACATCGTCACCAAGACCATCAAAACGGCTGGCGCCTTGCCGGCCGAGCTGGCGCAAGAATCCTGAAAACACACAAATCCCCTGTAGGAGCGAGCTTGCTCGCGATGGTCGTCAACGATAACGCGTGAAGCCTGATGACCACGGTGCCCAATTTTTTTCGCGAGCAAGCTTGCTCCTGCAGGGGATCTGCGGTGATTCAGGTGATGCGGTTGTCACCGCAAAAAACCTCTGTTTGCTGGCGTTCAATCAGAAAAAACCACCTGCCAAGCCTGGCCAAACGCCAAATCACCCAAGCCACGCTGCCCTAGCATGGATTCACGCACACGGATTGGAGTGAACGCCATGACCTACAAACATCCACTGCTGTTCAAAGCGCTCTGCTACGTCGACGGCCACTGGGTCCACAGTGACAGCGGCCACAGCGTCGCCGTACACAACCCGGCCGATCAGAAGTTGATCGGGCATGTACCGATGCTCGATCAGCCTCAAATCGTCGCCGCCGTTGACGCCGCGCATCGGGCCTTTGCGACCTGGCGTAAACAAAGCCTCGATGCCCGCGGGACCATTTTGCGGCGCTGGGCGGCCTTGATGCTTGAGCACCAGGAAGACCTCGCACGCATCCTCAGTCAGGAGCAAGGCAAGCCCCTGGCCGAGTCCCGTGGCGAAATCGCCTACGCCGCCAGCTTCATTCCGTGGTTCGCCGAAGAAGCGCGACGCTTGAACGGGCAAAACATCCCCAGTCACATCCCCGGCGCGCATCTGGGCACGGTCAAGGAGCCGGTCGGCGTCTGTGCATTGCTGACCCCGTGGAATTTCCCTTCGGCGATGATTACCCGTAAAGCGGCTGCGGCACTGGCTGCGGGCTGTACTATGGTGATCAAACCCGCCCATGAAACGCCGTTTTCGGCATTGGCTTTGGCGCAACTGGCGGAGGAGGCGGGGTTTCCGGCCGGCGTGTTCAACGTGGTGCTGGGCGATCCGCAGATGACCCTGCAGACCCTGGTGCAAGACAGCCGCGTGCGTTCAGTGAGTTTCACCGGCTCGACCCGCGTCGGTAAGCTGGTCCTGCAAGCGGCAGCCCAGGATGTGAAGAAAGTGTCGCTGGAGCTGGGCGGCAACGCGCCGTTCATCGTCTGCGCCGATGCCGATCTG carries:
- the doeB gene encoding N(2)-acetyl-L-2,4-diaminobutanoate deacetylase DoeB translates to MSELPDNPISATVDFAREGVQHGFLKLPYSRDDSAWGAVMIPLTVIQRGQGPTALLTGGNHGDEYEGPVALSKLAQGLTAAEVTGRVIIVPFMNTPAFHAGRRTSPIDKGNLNRSFPGKPDGTVTEKIADYFNRTLLPLADIVLDIHSGGRTLDFLPFAACHVLPDKQQQARCEAAMRAFNAPYGMRMLELDAGSMYDTAAEGQGKVFVTTELGGGGSSSARSVAIAERGVRNLLVHAGILEGEVQETQSIMLDMPDGDCFIASEHDGLLEICRDLGDKVSKGEVIARVYDATRTGVAPVEYRAARSGLLAARHFPGLVQCGDTVAVIADLTG
- a CDS encoding Lrp/AsnC family transcriptional regulator, whose amino-acid sequence is MHKLDRYDLKILRILAEDGRITKSSLAEAINLSVTPAWERVRKLEALGLIKGYRAQIDWNAVFKSQQVLVEITLARHTAQDMRRFEQRMNEAVEVAFCYATGGGVDYMAMIQAPDIDHYQRFIDQLLLDDLGIERYFTYIVTKTIKTAGALPAELAQES
- a CDS encoding NAD-dependent succinate-semialdehyde dehydrogenase: MTYKHPLLFKALCYVDGHWVHSDSGHSVAVHNPADQKLIGHVPMLDQPQIVAAVDAAHRAFATWRKQSLDARGTILRRWAALMLEHQEDLARILSQEQGKPLAESRGEIAYAASFIPWFAEEARRLNGQNIPSHIPGAHLGTVKEPVGVCALLTPWNFPSAMITRKAAAALAAGCTMVIKPAHETPFSALALAQLAEEAGFPAGVFNVVLGDPQMTLQTLVQDSRVRSVSFTGSTRVGKLVLQAAAQDVKKVSLELGGNAPFIVCADADLALAVQVAVEAKFQTSGQDCCAANRIMVERSVYPAFLQRFAAAVRELRVGPALVGDREQSVDVGPLMHQAAFDVTAARVADALQRGAQRLVGGEAHALGGLFYQPTVLADVTPDMRIYREENFAPIAGVMPFDTLDQAIEMANDTEYGLAAYICSNRLDLIYPLIRRLDHAMVAVNGVKFTGHPIPFGGMKASGLGREGGTEGFEAFVETKYFCLHHQGQC